The following proteins are co-located in the Apium graveolens cultivar Ventura chromosome 5, ASM990537v1, whole genome shotgun sequence genome:
- the LOC141659550 gene encoding large ribosomal subunit protein uL18-like: MVFVKANKPRAYFKRFQVKFKRRREGKTDYRARIRLINQDKNKYNTPKYRFVVRFTNKDITAQIISATIAGDMVLAAAYSHELPRYGLEVGLTNYAAAYCTGLLLARRVLKKLEMDDEYEGNVEATGEDYSVEPAESRRPFRALLDVGLLRTTTGNRVFGALKGALDGGLDIPHSEKRFAGYSKDSKQLDAEVHHKYIYGGHVAAYMRTLIEDEPEKYQTHFSLYAKKGIDADNIEELYKKVHAAIRADPTVKKSDKQQPKEHKRYNLKKLTYDERKNKLIERLNALNNAAGADDDEEEDD; this comes from the exons ATG GTGTTTGTGAAAGCTAACAAACCGAGGGCTTACTTCAAGAGGTTTCAGGTTAAGTTTAAGAGAAGGCGAG AGGGAAAAACCGATTACCGTGCCAGGATTCGCTTGATCAATCAGGACAAGAACAAGTACAACACTCCCAAGTACCGTTTTGTTGTGCGATTT ACAAACAAGGATATCACTGCACAGATAATCTCTGCTACCATTGCTGGGGATATGGTTCTTGCAGCAGCTTATTCACATGAGCTTCCTCGATACGGCCTTGAAGTAGGTCTTACAAATTATGCTGCAG CTTACTGCACGGGACTTCTCTTAGCCCGACGTGTTTTGAAAAAGCTTGAAATGGATGATGAGTACGAGGGCAATGTTGAG GCAACTGGGGAGGATTATTCAGTTGAACCGGCAGAGAGCCGGAGACCCTTCCGGGCTTTACTTGATGTTGGTCTTTTGAGGACTACTACAGGAAATCGTGTCTTCGGTGCTCTTAAG GGTGCTTTGGATGGTGGCCTTGACATTCCTCACAGTGAAAAAAGATTTGCTGGCTACTCAAAAGATTCTAAACAGCTTGATGCTGAGGTTCACCACAAGTATATCTATGGTGGCCATGTTGCTGCATACATGAGG ACACTGATTGAAGATGAACCCGAGAAATATCAAACTCACTTCTCATTATATGCTAAGAAAGGAATTGATGCAGATAATATTGAAGAGCTTTACAAGAAAGTTCATGCAGCAATCCGTGCAGATCCAACAGTTAAGAAGTCTGACAAACAGCAACCCAAGGAGCACAAGAG GTACAACTTGAAGAAACTTACATATGATGAAAGGAAGAACAAGTTGATTGAGCGCTTGAATGCCCTTAATAATGCTGCCGGAGCTGATGATGATGAAGAGGAGGATGATTAG
- the LOC141661322 gene encoding eIF-2-alpha kinase GCN2, which produces MEDEYSALQRNKTWEKCILPKGKKKVGCRWVFSIKYRADGTVERDKARLVAKGYTRTYEIDYSETFTPVAKIDTIRILFSIATNKEWPIYQFDGGDPKCHFGVKNVPKCHFKTSCGAFFIYMRLKKPELKISEVYRVYRMGHSSKKKKRGGGGRRSKGSRADHNSLHSDGNELLSEEITALCAIFQDDCRIISDSPPQVSINLRPYSKDMGYEELDISALLSVRYLPGYPYKCPKLQISPEKGLSKSECDKLLQLLYDQANSNAREGRVMIYNLVEAAQEFLSEIPPVGKLHESAPGKNSMISVDEPTIFFEKACLIRGPFVYGFLDLFSGSGESWQFSLAMEDSRHIDSTLDGRRHGYGTPEKTIGHDAMPSVQVTKQGPQHNLSGKTALRNAVAKLEMLDEKCEEESSTDTFSDQPEESDGNATSSEDAYANEHLEETDNDQESTEESVSLSSTIHDQSSQTSARDLVLAHLLRVACAPNGPLADALPEITSELYNLGVVSHEVRDHALKPAPLFERIFNHAFAQHMVSSKNKHFWMAASDIGEHNLSATSSSRYLNDFEELQPLGEN; this is translated from the exons ATGGAGGATGAGTATTCAGCTCTACAGAGAAACAAAACATGGGAAAAATGCATCCTACCAAAAGGGAAGAAAAAGGTGGGTTGCAGATGGGTATTCTCTATCAAATACCGAGCAGATGGAACTGTTGAGAGAGACAAGGCACGACTGGTGGCTAAAGGATATACCCGGACATATGAAATTGACTACTCTGAGACCTTCACCCCTGTAGCCAAGATTGATACAATACGGATCTTGTTCTCAATAGCAACAAACAAGGAGTGGCCTATATATCAGTTTGAT GGTGGTGACCCTAAATGTCATTTTGGGGTTAAAAATGTCCCTAAATGTCATTTCAAAACG TCCTGCGGGGCATTCTTCATTTATATGCGATTGAAAAAACCTGAACTGAAAATCAGTGAAGTCTATAGGGTTTACAGGATGGGACACAGCTCCAAGAAGAAAAAACGCGGCGGTGGTGGGAGGCGGAGCAAGGGCAGCAGAGCTGATCACAATTCTCTTCATTCCGACGGTAACGAACTTCTCTCCGAGGAAATTACTGCTCT GTGTGCAATATTCCAGGATGACTGCAGAATAATTTCAGATTCTCCTCCGCAAGTTAGTATTAATCTCAG GCCATACTCGAAGGATATGGGTTATGAGgagttggatatttctgctctTCTTTCAGTTAG ATATTTACCTGGATATCCTTACAAGTGCCCGAAGCTGCAGATAAGTCCAGAAAAAGGTTTATCGAAATCAGAATGTGATAAGCTACTACAATTGCTTTATGACCAA GCTAATTCTAATGCCCGAGAAGGACGTGTTATGATTTACAATTTAGTAGAAGCTGCTCAAGAGTTTTTGTCTGAGATTCCTCCGGTTGGGAAATTGCATGAATCG GCACCAGGAAAAAATAGCATGATCTCTGTAGATGAACCAACAATATTTTTCGAAAAAGCTTGCTTGATACGAGGGCCTTTTGTTTATGGTTTCCTAGATCTTTTCAGTGGTTCGGGGGAGTCCTGGCAGTTTAGCCTTGCAATGGAAGATAGTAGGCACATAGACTCTACATTAGATGGTCGTCGACATGGGTATGGGACTCCAGAGAAGACAATTGGGCATGATGCGATGCCATCAGTTCAGGTGACTAAACAGGGTCCTCAACATAACCTTTCTGGAAAGACTGCTTTACGTAATGCTGTTGCAAAGTTGGAAATGCTCGATGAAAAGTGCGAAGAAGAAAGTAGTACAGATACATTCAGTGATCAACCAGAAGAATCAGATGGAAATGCTACTTCTAGTGAG GATGCTTATGCAAATGAACATTTAGAAGAAACTGATAATGATCAAGAAAGTACTGAAGAATCAGTATCTTTATCTTCTACAATACATGATCAGTCATCCCAGACAAGTGCACGAGATTTAGTTCTG GCTCACTTACTTCGGGTTGCTTGTGCTCCTAATGGCCCGTTAGCTGATGCTTTGCCAGAGATTACTTCAGAATTGTACAACCTAGGA GTTGTCTCCCATGAAGTACGAGATCATGCTCTGAAGCCAGCTCCACTATTTGAGAGAATTTTTAACCATGCGTTTGCGCAACATATG GTTTCTTCCAAGAACAAACATTTTTGGATGGCTGCATCTGACATTGGAGAGCATAATTTATCAGCTACTTCAAGTTCACGTTATTTAAATGATTTTGAGGAGCTTCAACCTCTGGGTGAGAACTAA